In Odocoileus virginianus isolate 20LAN1187 ecotype Illinois chromosome X, Ovbor_1.2, whole genome shotgun sequence, the genomic window TAGCTGTTTGGTTCAGTTCCATCTCCTGGAGGTCTTGCCCTCAATGACTCTGTCAACAAGGCTACTTTTTTCTAAGTTACTTATAAGATACAACTGTGACACAAATGGCATTAGGATTCAAGAAagactttctgactccatgggGAGAGGATAAGGGGGGCTAAAACGGTCTAAGCATCCAGACTCCCACTTCATTTATTCCTCAACTCCCACCAAAGAGAGCACTGTTGGCAACGATAGCAGAGTATAATTTAGTTCAACAATATTTGCTGAGGTTTGTTTGGAGACTGGACTTGCAAGTGTGCTGGGGCACAGGTGGCTAATGCAGAGCCCTTGCCCTTGAAAAGCTTAGTCTGATAGAGGGAAGGAGACACTAGGAGAAATAGACATGACAAGAGAAAATCTCAGATTTGAGAAACACTTGAGAGAATCAAAATGACAGGGTAGATAGTGCTGCCACCAAGTGAGACAGGGAGCAGAGGAGGAAGATCACTTTGGGGCTGGAGTGGGGAGTAAGACAACTAATGCCCTTTCAATCACAGTAAGGTACTTAGAGGCCATCCAAGGGGAAATATCTGCCATGCAGTCAAATACAGGAGGTTGAATTTCTGGGGAAAGGCCTGAGTTAGATAAAGAGATTTGGGCCTTGGTACTTTATaggaaatagtttttcttttttttaaaaaaaaaagcacaggcaTTTCAAGGAAGGAGTAGCGAACAGTATCAATGCGGCAGACAGGCAATGGACAAGGGCCCACTGGATTTGGTAATTAGGTCAAAGCAGCTCTAGGGGTGAATGCCAGATTGCAGCAAGTTGAGGCGTAAGAAAGtagtgaggaaattgagactgCTGAATACACATTACTTTTCTGGGATGTTTTGACAGGAGAGAAAGGAGTGATTAAGTTGCTGGTAACTCAATAGAGGGATGCAGTGTCAAAGGAGATTTCATTTGTGTTGTTATGATTGCTGTTTTAAGATAAGAAAAATTCAGACACTGTTCACAGGTTGAAGAGCAAGAGCCAGTAGAGCAAGGGAGAGGCTGGGGTGAGGCCCCAGTGATGCTGGCAGAGGTAGCTCCAAAGAACAGGTGGAGGAGTAGGCTTTGAGGTTGGGTAAGGCCACCTCATCTTGAGATTGGCGACAATGCTGAGCATAGCCAGAGATCAGCTCATGAGGTCTGGACCTCAGGTCATGGGGGCCCTGCCAGAGGCCTCCATGTGCTCAAGGGAGCTAGGGTAAAATGGGGGAGGGGTTTGAGGTGACTAGTAAGGGTTTAGAACAGtcaggaaacaggagagaaagtGGGCAGGAAACAAGTAAAAGCTCAGACAAGCCAAACTGAGACCTGGCCTGAGATCAAAAATCATACCTCTGCAGTGGCAGCAATCCGCAGGGCTATGTGGTTTTCTCCAGCAGAGCTCAGCTACCTGGGCTGAGGAATGGGAGAAGCAGACTGGGAAGGATCAATTCCAGCTTGGCAGTTTGTAAGTCAGATATGCCAAAGGATGGACAGAATGGAGGGTGCTGATGATAGGTGACTGAAGTGATCAACCAAAGACAGGACTGAAGAGAAGCAAGATTGAGGCAGGTAAGAAATGGAGGGATAGAGGTCTGGATGCAGGCAAAGAACAGATGCTATGGGATGCAAGGATGAGAACTGGTAGGACAAGAGGTGGTAGACAAGAGGTGGTAGTCACAAAGTGGGATGCTGGGATGTAAGCTTTCAGAGGTGGAACAACTTTGAGTAATGGAAATGAGTGTAGTGGAGGATGAAGGTCACTGAAGTTGAGGAACCGCAGTGTCAGATGGATCACTCAAATGAAACAAATACTGCTCCAAAAAGCAGGAAGAGAATTGGGTCCTAAAGCCTTCCATGAGTATGAGGGGAGTGGTGTGGGGTcaggaaatgacagaaaaaaggaaagggagacaACCACAGGTATCTACAGAACCAGTGCAATATTCATTTTGATCAAAGCACTGAGTGGACTGGGCAAAGGGGAGTCAAGGAGGTATGATTATCACAATAGATTGGGGCAGAAGCAGAGAGATCTTTGAATGTCAGGCTAATAAACCTAGTCTTCATAAGGAAAGCAATAACAAGCCACTGAAGGTTGTTAAGCACCTATGAGAGGTACATTTTGGGAAGATAATGGAGACACCACTGGGCATAGAGTCAGCAAAATGGGTTCAATAATCAACAGCAGCtaccatttattgtgcacttactCTGTACAGGccactgtgctaagcactgtaGGGGGGTGTCTTATCCATTTTCATACTGGACTCAGTTCagccacttcttaatctctgtgatcttaggcaagaATATATCCTACCCCTTCCCTCTCTAGGACTCAGAATAACTCTCTCATCTTGAGGGGAGATCTTTGCAAGGAGGGGGGTCTTTGCAAGGGCTCAACCAACTCTACCATTCTAGGCCTGTGGCCCTGAGGCCTGCAGCGTCTCACCCTCTTATTGGATGGTATTCAAAAGACTTACAGCTGAAGAAGTTGGGGGCTGGCCCAGCAAGGTGAGCCCAAACAGGACTCAACCACCTGGGGCCAGTCAAGGGAGGCAGGGCAGTTGAAGAGCCTCCAGTTCTTTCTCGCTTCCCACTGGCTGGCAGAAAACCGGCGGGCATTCCgtcctgagaaagaagacagggcctgagaagaaggaaagagaaagcccCTCACCCAATCTTGCATCTAAAAAGTTTAGCTGTCCCTCTCTGTCCTCCCAGACTTCAACATTCCTTCAATGAGGACATTCTAAACCTCCCCATTGCTCAAAGCATTCAGAACTCTTGGCCCCAGCCCAGTTTACTTGGCTCTGAGAAGAAAAAGGTGAAGGGAGATTTGTCCCTGCTGCTGCAGGGCCCTCTTGGGCCGACCTTAAAGGTTTAGCCTTTAACACGGGATGTATCTGCCTGGTGCTATTCAGTATGAGGACAGTAGCAGATGCTCTTGCCTGGGCTGCATTAAGCCCTGGGGCTAGGACTAGTCTTCCTCACCAGTTTTGGTGTTAGCCACAATCAGTTCAGTGGTCCATCTGAGGATGTAGGTGGACCGGATCCCAGTATTCCCCAAGGTTGACAGCTCAGAGAACATCCTCTCCAACAGGGCCTGCATGAAGGTCTGGGAGTGCAGGCCCCTAAGCAGGGGCTGCCAGAATTGAGAGAACGGCTTTGGCACCACGACGTCATCCAAGTCCACGTTTTCTGGTTTGTGAGAAACATCCATTCACAGGAAAAGGGGaagcagagaaggagagggaagaagggagggaagaaggaggaggagagaaggagagagagagaaggaagggaagaaatcaagcagagagagggagaaaaagaggggGCCCCCCCAATAATAACAGAGTTGCCACCGCAGAGCAAAAAGAAACATGAGAGCAGAACAGCAGGGAGAGAAACCAGTTAGTATCTGGCAAACAACAACTGACTCAAAACAGAGTACAAAAGAAAGAGAGCTCTGGTTCTAGCTTCAGCTTTGTCAATAactcactgtgtgactttggatcagtaccttcccctctctggacctcagtctgCCCATCTGTAACATGAGGATGTTGCACTACATGACCTTACAAGGCCCTTCCAGTTCTGTTGTTCTAGCTCTCTAGTAAGTGGCTAAATCACAATTAATACAGCAAAATAATGGCATTAAgacccccaccccaatcccaaTCCACCCTATCTTACCCCACCCAATTCCAGGCCACCTAAGAATAGCCCAAACCAACAACTACTTTTCAGTGGGGCTACATTCTGCTCTGCCAGGATGATCTTCCAGTAGCTATGGAATGGCAGGAAACAGCCCTTACCCCTTGTCCAGGGCCACCCAGACCACCCCTGGTGTTCTTGTCCAGGATACCCATACCCTAAGGCTGTAGTGAGTCTTCAGGACCCTACCTTCATATTCTATCTGCAAAGCTGCCAACTGTTCAAATGTGGGGATGAGAAAGCCGTCATCCAGAAAAGCATCTAGCACAGCCTCCCTGGAGCAAGAGGACACTAAATTAAGTAAACTGAAGCAAGCAGAAGACCCCCTTCTACTCCCCTACCCACTCCCAAGGCTGCCAATGCCTCAACTCAAAGGCCAAACCAGCATGGGAAAAAAGGAAGGCAGCTGACAGTTGGCTTTCAGGCCCCTGCCTCTTGGGTCAAGGGCTGAGCCAAAAACTGGGATCAGAGGGTTTTGAACAAGCATCTACCAAGCACATACTAATCTGAGGCCCATAACAAGGGCAACAGTAGCTGAACGAGCTCGAAAGCATATATGAAAGAAAGTCCCAGGCCCACAAAGGAGTTAAATGCCTGTGGTCATAGGGTCAAGATCCTGCTCAGTCTTTTCTCTTTACAGTTGTCCAGTCTCCtacccctccctttctccctggtTGCCTTCATTCAAATCTTAGAAGCAGAAACTTTAGGGACTCCATTGATGGatcaaatattattctcattCCTATAGCCTGCAAGAACCCAGAACTAAGTTACAGAGGTTAAAGCCTAAGAAATAGGGGTAATCTCTCATTCCCATCTAGCTCAAACCAAAATCAGCGTCAGCTGTCTCCTCCGAAGCTAGAAGTTCCCTAAGGGAGTCTCTCCTAGCTGACTGTGCTGAAGGGGAACAAGAGCTCTCAAGGTGTCTCAACATCTAGATGGCTGTCATGCTCAGGCTCAAGGAGAAAAGAGTTGTCCTATCCATCTCCTGTCTCCTCAGGTCAATATCCAGGAATAGCACTTAAAACAGTCAACCAGTTGCCTGCTCAGCATGATCAGGCAGacactactgtatagcacaatgaTAGTTTTCCCAGCTACTGAGGTAGTCACCACTCACCTCTTTCCAGATGGGTACAGCTAAGAAGCCTAGGCTAGGCAGACACTGATAAAAACACTGTCTGAACTATTAGTGTCCTAGGAATAAAGACATCAGGAACAATCCTAATTTGCACTGCAGGTACTGCCTGCTATCCAGGCCCACTCTGTCACCTACACCACCTTCCTATACTGTCAGCTTCATCGCAGATTCTTTCCAACCTCTTCCCAAGCCCTTTCCAGCTGAATTTAGGTAACCAGGGAGGAGAAGAATGGATAGACACTGTCTGCTCTGGTTGAACTGAGTACTACTTTGGGGGGGAAATAAGGCTCATGGCCATAATGGGTGGTTCAGTGGGAACGTAATCTTTCAAGGATCCAGGCCTTGGGAAGGcccctcctctgtcccctcaACCACAACTATCCAAGGGATGCTGATACCCTCTCATAGCAGTTTAAGAGACCAGCAGTGCCTACCAAACATCTTTTACCTCAAACTCAGATTAAAGAGGTAGgcagtgaaaaagcaaaagattcaGGACTCTTCCTAGTTGCCAAGAGTTTCATGTACACTGGACACAGAGAAACAAAGCTGGCCAGGGGATGCATGACAGTAAACATTATTGCCTGTAGCCAGTCCAGTGACTCAGAGTAGGCAAACCACATCTGGTAGCTTTCAGGGCTTGCGAAAGTGGATCATGCGAAATACAGGGTCACCCGTGGGGGATCAGGATTATCCCTGGAATTTCCTACAGCAGAGGCTAGCAAGCTGGGATATGAAAACCAATTTCAGGAAGGCTGCTACACTCTACCCTAGAAGAGTAGCAGCCCCTGATTACCTAGTTACACACCTGTTCTCGAATGTAATGCCCTTGAGCTCTGCCAGGATGCATTCTACAGGTGGGGACAGGTTATTCCACGCTTTAATGGCCTGAGGTAAATGCCTATATTTCTCCAGCACCTGCCAGCAAAGAGGGTCCCATCAGAAGGCTAGTTCAACCAGGTAACCCTCCCCTATCCCTCCAGGATTCCTTCTCATAGGACCTCTCAGCACTTCCCTTCAGGGAATATGGCAGTGTATGCCAGGGTGAGCTCACAATGTCCCTATTGGCTCTGCAACTAAAAATATCCTGACCCTCAAGctccagattttctcttcttcttcttcctccctccccaccccccaaattccCTGCAGCTCCCAATAACCAGATAATCCAATACACAGATATCCAATGGGGGCATTTGGTTGGGAGTTGAGCAGAGAACCTTGGACTCAGGGGTGAGAGGAAGCAATGagttatggaagaaagtgaatcaggagacccaggttcttgTCCTGGTTTTATCACTAACTGcatatgtgaccttgggccagtcccTTCACTCATCCATGGCTTCAATTGCTTCATCTGTGAAAAGGAAGGGTTGAGCTGAATGGTTTGCAAGCTACCTCCCTTCCGGCTAAAATAGCACCCATAAGCTCACCTGATCTAGGAAGGCTCTTGGATGCCATTTGCTGATCAGCTGCAATACAGTAGGTCTGTGCAACCACATACACCCGGTTATTCCCTACCACCCAATAGGGCCAAATATCCACAAACTTCCATCATCTGCTCCCTTCCATTGATGTGGAAGATCAGCCAACCGGACTCTGCTCCTCTTGTCTGGTTCCTATTCCCCGCCTCCCCATTTCTAAGAAGTTCCCTCAAGCTTTACCACTTTTCTTTCAATTTCCTTCTCAGGACTTCTCTCAAGTAGCtggcaagaaggaagaaatggctaGGGCAGGTGAAAACAGGCCAAGTCAAGGGCACATTCTTACCTTAAACTGCTCCTCTTCATAGGATATCAGCAGTTCTCGGGCTCTTTCTGAAAACAGAATAGGGTAACAGATAGAGCAGCCAACCCTGTGTCCTACTCCTGATGGAATTTTGAACCCCCTCACCTCATTTCCTGAGTTGTAAAATGGGAACTAGAATTCTTGGCTCTCTTGCTTCACAGGGCTCAACGAAGATGCTTTctgacagtaattttttttaagctaagcCTCACCATAACCCCAAAGGAAATACCAAGTCAGCGAAATAACCAGAGTCAATCATAAGCCTGAGTCTTCCAAGCTCATGAGCCCCTTTCTGCACCAGACACCTACCATACAACTGTTTATGTCTCTGAGCCTTTTGTAAAAGCGGATCAACCTCTTTGCTGTCTTTGTTGCCTTCGCGGTCTCCATCAGCCTTGACATTCAGCTCTACACCTTTCTCCTCATCCTTAGGCTCTGGATTCTGTTCTTTGATGTCATCAACAACAATTTTCTTATCTTCCTTTTGGTCTTCTTCATctgtctcttccctctcctcctccaactCCCAGGTCTCTCTCAGGCTGTTCTCCATTTGGCGGCACCAATAGGTGTTCTGGAGCCAATCCAGGACAAAATAACAGCCtaaagaaggggaggaaggaaagtaGTGCCATAGTAACAGTCACAGGCAAGCAGCTCCTCAGCAGGCCCCCAGTCTCATCTTGCAAACATTATGGGCAAGCCCCAGGGAAAGAGGCTTGGCTCCAAGAAGACACAAATCTCACATATCCAGAAACAGCCCCTCTTGCTCTGGGTTATCCCCCTGTTGTTTGCTTCCTCCCACTCACCAGCACATTTCCTAGAAAAAAACTAATACCAGACTTGAAGATGGGAGGCCAAAAATGGAATGGGGCTAGCAAGTGGAAGAATAGAGACCCAGCCCCACTAGCTAGTTACAAAGCCTTAGCCAGTCAGGTCTCTTCCCTTTTCTagatctcagtttccccaacatGAAGGGGTAAGGCTGAATCAGGGGTTCTTAGTTGGAACGGGGTGTCCAAAGAACTCCTGGACTCATGATATTTGATGGCTCACACCTCTCAACCCACTCCCCATTCCCCTCCTCAGGCATAAAATTTAAGGGGACGCCAAAAAACTCAGTAATTGAGACAACAAAACAGGATCAGAAGAGTGCCCTGTTACACTATATTGGAGCctaaagcaaaaggagaaatcAGTATTATTAATCCTATCTTTATTCACGTTTGGTATTTTGATCATTGTAagtttttctatattaaaatgcTACTTATATTGATTACTGAACTTTTGACATCCCCTTAAAGTTTGTGTCCAAGGTGAATGCTTCACTTGACTCACCCTAGTCTCAGCTCT contains:
- the LAS1L gene encoding ribosomal biogenesis protein LAS1L isoform X7 is translated as MEADREMEADLQCGGTRPKPDVEPVDPDVEPDVEPDVRSESEIEPGLGPRGMDLVWSAWCGKCVKEKGSSPLWAQRIVVAWLSRAEWDQVMVYLFSDDYKLQRYALNRITVWRSRLGNELPLAVASTADLVRCKLMDVTGGLGTDELRLLYGMALVRFVNLISERKTKFAKLPLKFLAQEVNIPDWIVELRHELTHKKMPHINDCRRGCYFVLDWLQNTYWCRQMENSLRETWELEEEREETDEEDQKEDKKIVVDDIKEQNPEPKDEEKGVELNVKADGDREGNKDSKEVDPLLQKAQRHKQLYERARELLISYEEEQFKVLEKYRHLPQAIKAWNNLSPPVECILAELKGITFENREAVLDAFLDDGFLIPTFEQLAALQIEYEDGQTEVQRGEGTDPKSHKNVDLDDVVVPKPFSQFWQPLLRGLHSQTFMQALLERMFSELSTLGNTGIRSTYILRWTTELIVANTKTGRNARRFSASQWEARKNWRLFNCPASLDWPQVVESCLGSPCWASPQLLQLPVFG